One window of the Anaeromyxobacter dehalogenans 2CP-C genome contains the following:
- a CDS encoding chemotaxis protein CheW gives MSLPSDRKALLFSAGGVRLALRLSQLREIVAVPEAAGEVIARGEAVPAAFVSTVLGLSGGPCPFALLTEGPPRVALRVEALHGIVDLAEAEFFQLPARTPLPQPPPFAGAIVMGGAVTLELAVGTLGFAPLEPALDAAEPPPDLGLGAERELRFARAGREYAVPLALLLQVLEEPALAPVPLTPPSHRGLLYHGRALHPVVDLAVLYGGAGGEGRTVLLLDAGGAGIGVVADRVLGVGEGGEDVLRPPWDALFGG, from the coding sequence GTGTCGCTCCCCTCGGACCGCAAGGCGCTCCTCTTCTCGGCCGGCGGTGTGCGCCTGGCGCTGCGCCTGTCGCAGCTCCGGGAGATCGTCGCCGTCCCCGAGGCGGCCGGCGAGGTGATCGCCCGGGGCGAGGCGGTGCCGGCGGCGTTCGTCTCCACCGTGCTGGGCCTGTCCGGCGGCCCGTGCCCGTTCGCGCTCCTCACCGAGGGCCCCCCGCGCGTGGCGCTGCGCGTCGAGGCGCTGCACGGGATCGTGGACCTCGCCGAGGCCGAGTTCTTCCAGCTCCCCGCGCGCACGCCGCTGCCGCAGCCCCCGCCGTTCGCCGGCGCGATCGTGATGGGCGGGGCGGTGACGCTGGAGCTGGCGGTCGGGACGCTCGGCTTCGCCCCGCTGGAGCCGGCGCTGGACGCCGCCGAGCCGCCGCCCGACCTCGGCCTCGGCGCGGAGCGCGAGCTGCGCTTCGCGCGGGCGGGGCGGGAGTACGCGGTCCCGCTCGCGCTGCTCCTGCAGGTGCTCGAGGAGCCGGCGCTCGCGCCCGTGCCGCTCACCCCGCCGTCGCACCGCGGGCTGCTCTACCACGGCCGCGCGCTCCACCCGGTGGTGGACCTGGCCGTGCTGTACGGCGGCGCCGGAGGGGAGGGGCGCACCGTGCTCCTGCTCGACGCGGGCGGCGCCGGCATCGGCGTGGTGGCCGACCGCGTGCTCGGGGTCGGCGAGGGCGGCGAGGACGTGCTGCGTCCGCCGTGGGATGCGCTGTTCGGGGGCTAG